Proteins from a genomic interval of Myxococcales bacterium:
- a CDS encoding CBS domain-containing protein yields MTSTRDHKNTDGALDAERQRAFTSAVIADLRALERMIAENRFETDVRRIGAEQEMFLIDDQWAPANGVLALLDKLKPDPHYTTELGQFQLEANCDPQVFTGDGLSLLHAQLDLLVGKARTAARELGMDVVLMGILPTMGKRHLGLDGMVPSARYQQLNKVLTELRNGRFDFSINGLDELIIEHDSVMLEACNSSFQVHLQVSPAEFARYYNLAQLLAGPLMSVSSNSPILFGKRLWAETRIALFRQAVDTRNHGGHLRETEARVNFGTRWVRQSVSEIFKEDIARFRPLVGTDLDEDPMAMLARGEVPQLKALRLHNGTIYRWNRACYGISDGKPHLRIENRIMPAGPSTLDEVANAALWCGLMVEMGAREDDIPRRMDFDQAGANFYTAAREGITANFTWLDHEDISARELMLERLLPLAQAGLRRQGVAPADVSRYLGVIEERVKTARTGARWQISSWNSLRDRSTPAERANAVVAATVARQGTGRPVAEWERARLDEAHVRGSNYRRVDHYMTSDLFTVQADDAIEVVANLMIWERIRQVPVEDRDHRLVGVVTHRAVLRFIMNGGSCRRTPVAEIMKRDPATVTPTTRTLEALQLMRRLKVGCLPVVDNERLVGIVTEEDFMDIASKMLEEQLTRDGPDRTGDSLDRTGDRVAAAADVRPDDDVADRTLDTPRGQTAAPAADPAPPPSDPTPPTS; encoded by the coding sequence ATGACCTCGACGCGCGATCACAAGAACACCGACGGGGCGCTCGACGCCGAGCGCCAGCGCGCCTTCACCAGCGCGGTCATCGCCGACCTGCGCGCGCTCGAGCGCATGATCGCCGAGAACCGCTTCGAGACCGACGTCCGGCGGATCGGCGCCGAGCAGGAGATGTTCCTGATCGACGACCAGTGGGCGCCGGCCAACGGCGTGCTGGCGCTGCTCGACAAGCTCAAGCCCGATCCGCACTACACCACCGAGCTCGGCCAGTTCCAGCTCGAGGCCAACTGCGATCCGCAGGTGTTCACCGGCGACGGCCTGTCGCTGCTCCACGCCCAGCTCGACCTGCTCGTGGGCAAGGCCCGGACCGCGGCCCGCGAGCTCGGCATGGACGTCGTGCTCATGGGCATCCTGCCGACGATGGGCAAGCGCCACCTCGGCCTCGACGGCATGGTCCCGAGCGCGCGCTACCAGCAGCTCAACAAGGTCCTGACCGAGCTGCGCAACGGCCGCTTCGACTTCTCGATCAACGGCCTCGACGAGCTGATCATCGAGCACGACTCGGTGATGCTCGAGGCCTGCAACTCGAGCTTCCAGGTCCACCTGCAGGTGAGCCCGGCCGAGTTCGCGCGCTACTACAACCTGGCCCAGCTGCTGGCCGGGCCGCTGATGTCGGTGTCGTCGAACTCGCCCATCCTGTTCGGCAAGCGGCTGTGGGCCGAGACCCGCATCGCGCTGTTCCGGCAGGCGGTCGACACCCGCAACCACGGCGGCCACCTGCGCGAGACCGAGGCCCGGGTCAACTTCGGCACCCGCTGGGTCCGGCAGTCGGTCAGCGAGATCTTCAAGGAGGACATCGCCCGGTTCCGGCCGCTGGTCGGCACTGACCTCGACGAGGATCCGATGGCGATGCTCGCGCGCGGCGAGGTCCCGCAGCTCAAGGCGCTGCGCCTGCACAACGGCACGATCTACCGCTGGAACCGCGCCTGCTACGGCATCAGCGACGGCAAGCCGCACCTGCGGATCGAGAACCGGATCATGCCGGCCGGGCCGAGCACGCTCGACGAGGTCGCCAACGCCGCGCTGTGGTGCGGCCTGATGGTCGAGATGGGCGCGCGCGAGGACGACATCCCGCGCCGCATGGACTTCGATCAGGCCGGCGCCAACTTCTACACCGCCGCGCGCGAGGGCATCACCGCCAACTTCACCTGGCTCGATCACGAGGACATCTCGGCCCGCGAGCTGATGCTCGAGCGCCTGCTGCCGCTGGCCCAGGCCGGCCTGCGCCGCCAGGGCGTCGCGCCCGCCGACGTCAGCCGCTACCTGGGCGTGATCGAGGAGCGGGTCAAGACCGCCCGGACCGGCGCGCGCTGGCAGATCTCGTCGTGGAACTCGCTGCGCGATCGCTCGACCCCGGCCGAGCGCGCCAACGCGGTCGTCGCCGCGACCGTGGCGCGGCAGGGCACCGGCCGGCCGGTGGCCGAGTGGGAGCGGGCCCGGCTCGACGAGGCCCACGTCCGCGGCTCGAACTACCGCCGGGTCGATCACTACATGACCAGCGACCTGTTCACGGTCCAGGCCGACGACGCGATCGAGGTCGTCGCCAACCTGATGATCTGGGAGCGCATCCGCCAGGTGCCGGTCGAGGACCGCGACCACCGCCTCGTCGGCGTCGTCACCCACCGCGCGGTCCTGCGCTTCATCATGAACGGCGGCTCGTGCCGGCGCACGCCGGTCGCCGAGATCATGAAGCGCGACCCGGCCACGGTCACGCCGACGACGCGCACGCTCGAGGCGCTGCAGCTGATGCGGCGGCTCAAGGTCGGGTGCCTGCCGGTGGTCGACAACGAGCGCCTGGTCGGCATCGTCACCGAGGAAGACTTCATGGACATCGCGTCGAAGATGCTCGAGGAGCAGCTCACGCGCGACGGCCCCGACCGCACCGGCGACAGCCTCGACCGCACCGGCGACCGCGTCGCCGCGGCCGCGGACGTGCGCCCCGATGACGACGTCGCCGATCGCACGCTCGACACACCGCGCGGCCAGACCGCGGCCCCCGCCGCCGACCCGGCGCCGCCGCCGAGCGACCCGACGCCGCCCACGTCGTGA
- a CDS encoding ATP-grasp domain-containing protein: MHVVFIEPRFPANQKQFIRALAEIGATISAIGEGSKASLDDDLRRWLTHYEEVTNVTDQAQVLAAVRFIQRHAHVDRLEASVEAHIMPTAHVREAAGIPGTSVRTAFLCRDKPAMKEVLRAGGVPCAASTAAGSMAELRAFAERVGYPILVKPRDGAGASGAARVDTDGELEAAARALHLERGRSIAVEEFIEGHEGFFDTLTLRGRVVHEFATHYYPNVLEAMRTRWISPQFITTNRIGADGYREVKAMGQRVVELLGIETSATHMEWFAGPKGLKFSEIGCRPPGVRAWDLYNVANDMDLYREWAMLIAAGRPSQRPSRRFSAGIIALRPDRDGRISHYDGVEAVREAFGGNLIDWHLPPPGTPTQGVEAGYMANAWVRMKHEDYDRLRQILDAVGRTLKVRAH; the protein is encoded by the coding sequence ATGCACGTCGTCTTCATCGAGCCCCGCTTCCCCGCCAACCAGAAGCAGTTCATCCGCGCGCTGGCCGAGATCGGCGCGACGATCAGCGCGATCGGCGAGGGCAGCAAGGCGTCGCTCGACGACGACCTGCGCCGCTGGCTGACCCACTACGAGGAGGTCACCAACGTCACCGACCAGGCCCAGGTGCTGGCCGCGGTGCGCTTCATCCAGCGCCACGCCCACGTCGATCGGCTCGAGGCCTCGGTCGAGGCCCACATCATGCCGACCGCGCACGTGCGCGAGGCCGCCGGCATCCCCGGCACCAGCGTCCGGACCGCGTTCCTGTGCCGCGACAAGCCGGCCATGAAGGAGGTGCTGCGCGCCGGCGGCGTGCCGTGCGCGGCCTCGACCGCGGCCGGCTCGATGGCCGAGCTGCGCGCGTTCGCCGAGCGCGTCGGCTACCCGATCCTGGTCAAGCCGCGCGACGGCGCCGGCGCCTCGGGCGCGGCCCGGGTCGACACCGACGGCGAGCTCGAGGCCGCGGCCCGGGCGCTCCACCTCGAGCGCGGCCGCTCGATCGCGGTCGAGGAGTTCATCGAGGGCCACGAGGGCTTCTTCGACACGCTGACCCTCCGCGGCCGCGTGGTCCACGAGTTCGCGACCCACTACTACCCCAACGTGCTCGAGGCCATGCGCACGCGCTGGATCTCGCCGCAGTTCATCACCACCAACCGCATCGGCGCCGACGGCTACCGCGAGGTCAAGGCCATGGGCCAGCGGGTCGTCGAGCTGCTCGGCATCGAGACCTCGGCCACCCACATGGAGTGGTTCGCCGGGCCCAAGGGCCTCAAGTTCTCCGAGATCGGCTGTCGGCCGCCAGGCGTGCGCGCGTGGGATCTCTACAACGTCGCCAACGACATGGACCTGTACCGCGAGTGGGCGATGCTGATCGCCGCGGGCCGGCCCAGCCAGCGCCCGTCGCGCCGGTTCAGCGCCGGCATCATCGCGCTGCGCCCCGACCGCGACGGGCGGATCAGCCACTACGACGGCGTCGAGGCCGTGCGCGAGGCGTTCGGCGGCAACCTGATCGACTGGCACCTGCCGCCGCCGGGCACCCCGACCCAGGGCGTCGAGGCCGGCTACATGGCCAACGCCTGGGTCCGGATGAAGCACGAGGACTACGATCGCCTGCGGCAGATCCTCGACGCGGTCGGCCGCACGCTGAAGGTCCGCGCGCACTGA
- a CDS encoding DUF3327 domain-containing protein translates to MSAGAIAELEAGPRTREAVNAWFARHKFPVVVGPSITFVWRGDAEAVHLKHWVFGLPSSQSLARVADTDVWHLTMQLPAGSRVEYKLEIVRHGHGEWIQDPLNKALARDPFGANSVAHGTGYEVPEWIRHDRTAPPGRLDEIFLDSRTFGRRSFGLYVPARFQRSRRYPLLVVHDGHDYLRYASMGTILDNLTDRLEVADAIVVFTSSPDRLREYADDERHARYVTEELVPFVERTFPLEAVPQSRCLMGASFGAVAALSTACRYPGFYGRLLLQSGSFAFTDIGDRNHRGPLFDPVVAFMNRFRAEPTAVSERVFVSCGMYESLIYENRSLVPMLLGTGMDVRYVEARDGHNWENWRDRLRDALSWLLPGPFLLVYE, encoded by the coding sequence GTGAGCGCCGGCGCGATCGCCGAGCTCGAGGCCGGGCCGCGCACCCGCGAGGCGGTCAACGCCTGGTTCGCGCGCCACAAGTTCCCGGTCGTGGTCGGCCCGTCGATCACGTTCGTCTGGCGCGGCGACGCCGAGGCGGTGCACCTCAAGCACTGGGTGTTCGGCCTGCCGTCGTCGCAGTCGCTGGCGCGGGTCGCCGACACCGACGTCTGGCACCTGACGATGCAGCTGCCGGCGGGCTCGCGCGTCGAGTACAAGCTCGAGATCGTGCGCCACGGCCACGGCGAGTGGATCCAGGATCCGCTCAACAAGGCCCTGGCCCGCGATCCGTTCGGCGCCAACTCGGTCGCCCACGGCACCGGCTACGAGGTGCCCGAGTGGATCCGCCACGATCGGACCGCGCCGCCGGGCCGGCTCGACGAGATCTTCCTCGACTCGCGCACGTTCGGACGCCGCAGCTTCGGCCTGTACGTGCCGGCCCGGTTCCAGCGCAGCCGCCGCTACCCGCTGCTGGTCGTCCACGACGGCCACGACTACCTGCGCTACGCGTCGATGGGCACGATCCTCGACAACCTGACCGATCGGCTCGAGGTCGCCGACGCGATCGTCGTGTTCACGAGCTCGCCCGATCGCCTGCGCGAGTACGCCGACGACGAGCGCCACGCCCGGTACGTGACCGAGGAGCTGGTGCCGTTCGTCGAGCGGACCTTCCCGCTCGAGGCCGTGCCCCAGAGCCGGTGCCTGATGGGCGCCAGCTTCGGCGCGGTCGCGGCGCTGTCGACGGCGTGCCGCTACCCCGGCTTCTACGGCCGGCTGCTCTTGCAGTCGGGCAGCTTCGCGTTCACCGACATCGGCGACCGCAACCACCGCGGCCCGCTGTTCGATCCGGTGGTCGCGTTCATGAACCGGTTCCGGGCCGAGCCGACCGCGGTGTCCGAGCGGGTCTTCGTCAGCTGCGGCATGTACGAGTCGCTGATCTACGAGAACCGATCGCTGGTGCCGATGCTGCTCGGCACAGGCATGGACGTCCGCTACGTGGAAGCCCGCGACGGCCACAACTGGGAGAACTGGCGCGATCGGCTGCGCGACGCGTTGTCGTGGCTGCTGCCGGGCCCGTTCCTCCTCGTCTACGAGTAG
- a CDS encoding N-formylglutamate amidohydrolase → MPPLPAAIPDVVDLQLVRGADADAAAGPDLLIEIPHGATRTADYDRYARQLTSPLPADLVDFFHVNTDAGAPELAVAIAELVVAAAPRRQVAIVRCRVPRTFIDCNRQIDASPEDFRTGKVGPGLMPWITTAEDRALLRGAFDAYVATVAAAAAALAPDGAMLMLHTYAPRTVDVEVDLEIVPNLRRAWAADRVDTWPLRPALDVIGRTLDGVDHAPPAVVAALTAAAAELDLAVATGVTYPLHPSTQAHAHVLARPGRTLCVEVRRDLLAEPFTPFAEMRIGAAQVARLARPLATAIAAWW, encoded by the coding sequence GTGCCCCCGCTGCCCGCCGCGATCCCCGACGTCGTCGACCTCCAGCTCGTGCGCGGCGCCGACGCCGACGCCGCGGCCGGCCCCGACCTGCTGATCGAGATCCCGCACGGCGCCACCCGCACCGCCGACTACGACCGCTACGCGCGCCAGCTCACCAGCCCGCTGCCGGCCGACCTCGTCGACTTCTTCCACGTCAACACCGACGCGGGGGCGCCCGAGCTGGCGGTCGCGATCGCCGAGCTGGTGGTCGCGGCCGCGCCCCGCCGCCAGGTCGCGATCGTGCGGTGCCGCGTGCCGCGCACGTTCATCGACTGCAACCGCCAGATCGACGCGTCGCCGGAGGACTTCCGCACCGGCAAGGTCGGCCCGGGGCTGATGCCGTGGATCACCACCGCCGAGGATCGCGCGCTCCTGCGCGGCGCGTTCGACGCCTACGTCGCCACCGTCGCCGCCGCCGCGGCCGCGCTCGCCCCCGACGGCGCCATGCTGATGCTCCACACCTACGCGCCGCGCACCGTCGACGTCGAGGTCGATCTCGAGATCGTGCCCAACCTGCGCCGGGCCTGGGCCGCCGACCGGGTCGACACCTGGCCGCTGCGGCCGGCGCTCGACGTCATCGGCCGCACCCTCGACGGCGTCGACCACGCCCCGCCGGCGGTCGTGGCCGCGCTGACCGCCGCCGCCGCCGAGCTCGACCTGGCCGTCGCCACCGGCGTGACCTACCCGCTCCACCCCAGCACCCAGGCCCACGCCCACGTCCTGGCCCGGCCCGGCCGGACCCTGTGCGTCGAGGTCCGCCGCGATCTGCTGGCCGAGCCGTTCACGCCGTTCGCCGAGATGCGCATCGGCGCGGCCCAGGTCGCGCGCCTGGCCCGGCCACTGGCGACCGCGATCGCGGCGTGGTGGTGA
- a CDS encoding alpha/beta hydrolase — translation MVPRPPELGPLVPFRRGRFEELPETPWRPHPFADTQLTRVPITTAELGACTAAVRTFGSGPPLLLVHGLMTTSYSWRYVLASLGAHFTLYMPDLPGNGDSDRPQDRAYHPEALAIWLGAVQRVLGIRGCPVIGNSMGGYLSMRLALREPDAMSRLVNLHSPGVPEARLWALRAALAMPGAWRALAWAARRDPERWVHKNVHYWDESLKSREEARIYGGQLASPEGARAFVKHLAETMAIGPIREFHRTLRARRAAGERFPVPLLLVYAERDPMVPPRFGDVFAELIPDARLVRLPEASHFAHVDAADRFVAAVLDFVRGQP, via the coding sequence ATGGTCCCCCGCCCGCCCGAGCTCGGCCCGCTGGTGCCGTTCCGCCGCGGCCGCTTCGAGGAGCTGCCCGAGACGCCTTGGCGCCCGCACCCGTTCGCCGACACCCAGCTCACGCGGGTCCCGATCACCACCGCCGAGCTCGGCGCCTGCACCGCCGCGGTCCGCACGTTCGGCAGCGGGCCGCCGCTGCTGCTGGTGCACGGCCTCATGACCACGAGCTACTCGTGGCGGTACGTGCTCGCGTCGCTCGGCGCGCACTTCACGCTGTACATGCCCGACCTGCCCGGCAACGGCGACAGCGACCGGCCCCAGGATCGCGCGTACCACCCCGAGGCCCTCGCGATCTGGCTCGGCGCGGTCCAGCGCGTGCTCGGCATCCGCGGCTGCCCGGTCATCGGCAACTCGATGGGCGGCTACCTGAGCATGCGCCTGGCGCTGCGCGAACCGGACGCCATGTCGCGGCTGGTCAACCTGCACTCGCCGGGCGTGCCCGAGGCCCGGCTGTGGGCGCTGCGCGCGGCGCTGGCGATGCCGGGCGCGTGGCGCGCGCTGGCGTGGGCGGCCCGCCGCGATCCCGAGCGCTGGGTCCACAAGAACGTCCACTACTGGGACGAGTCGCTCAAGTCGCGCGAGGAGGCGCGGATCTACGGCGGCCAGCTGGCCTCGCCCGAGGGCGCGCGCGCGTTCGTCAAGCACCTGGCCGAGACCATGGCGATCGGTCCGATCCGCGAGTTCCACCGGACCTTGCGCGCGCGCCGCGCCGCCGGCGAGCGCTTCCCGGTGCCACTGCTGCTGGTCTACGCCGAGCGCGATCCGATGGTGCCGCCGCGGTTCGGCGACGTCTTCGCCGAGCTCATCCCCGACGCCCGGCTGGTGCGCCTACCCGAGGCCTCGCACTTCGCGCACGTCGACGCCGCCGACCGGTTCGTCGCGGCGGTGCTCGACTTCGTCCGCGGCCAGCCGTAG
- the glgA gene encoding glycogen synthase GlgA produces the protein MKLLFVASELAPFAKTGGLADVLAALPRHLHRAGHDVRVVVPLYDTIDFRGAALAPVVELLLPLGEHRYSITIFTTAAAPPTYFVHCPALFGRGRLYTSDADEHRRFLALSYAALHLCQRLDFAPDVVHCHDWQAALIPLLLKTTFARDPRLARAKSLLTIHNLNYQGSFPASIGPDTNLTHLAHLFHQELLQAGRVNFLLQGILYADGVSTVSPTYAQEIQTPAHGAGLDGFLRARSSTVVGILNGVDYDEWSPERDTYIPARYSAADRRGKELDKQALLEALGLPYAARAPVIGVVSRLVSQKGFDLLGAVMPGLLQRHGFQLTVLGSGEPGLEDMFARLQRAFPRQVCFYQGFNNKLAHLIEAGADMFLMPSRYEPCGLNQLYSLRYGTVPIVHKTGGLADTVRPWHPRTGTGTGFLFEHHDAAGVRWAVQAALATYRDRPAWSRLVDNGMAEDFSWDRQTALYETLYTRLVDGGRGRRGRS, from the coding sequence GTGAAGCTGCTGTTCGTCGCTTCAGAGCTGGCCCCGTTCGCCAAGACCGGCGGGCTCGCCGACGTGCTGGCGGCGCTGCCCCGCCACCTGCACCGGGCCGGCCACGACGTGCGCGTGGTCGTGCCGCTCTACGACACGATCGACTTCCGCGGCGCCGCGCTCGCCCCGGTGGTCGAGCTGCTGCTGCCGCTGGGCGAGCACCGCTACTCGATCACGATCTTCACGACCGCCGCGGCGCCGCCGACGTACTTCGTCCACTGCCCGGCGCTGTTCGGGCGCGGCCGCCTCTACACCAGCGACGCCGACGAGCACCGCCGGTTCCTGGCCCTGTCGTACGCGGCGCTGCACCTGTGCCAGCGCCTCGACTTCGCGCCCGACGTCGTCCACTGCCACGACTGGCAGGCCGCGCTGATCCCGCTCCTGCTCAAGACCACGTTCGCGCGCGACCCGCGGCTCGCGCGCGCCAAGTCGCTCCTGACGATCCACAACCTCAACTACCAGGGCAGCTTCCCGGCCTCGATCGGCCCCGACACCAACCTGACCCACCTCGCGCACCTGTTCCACCAGGAGCTCTTGCAGGCCGGGCGCGTCAACTTCCTGCTGCAGGGCATCCTCTACGCCGACGGCGTGTCGACGGTGAGCCCGACCTACGCGCAGGAGATCCAGACGCCGGCCCACGGCGCCGGCCTCGACGGCTTCCTGCGCGCGCGCAGCTCGACGGTCGTCGGCATCCTCAACGGCGTCGACTACGACGAGTGGTCGCCCGAGCGCGACACCTACATCCCGGCCCGCTACAGCGCCGCCGATCGCCGCGGCAAGGAGCTCGACAAGCAGGCGCTGCTCGAGGCGCTCGGCCTGCCCTACGCCGCGCGGGCCCCGGTGATCGGCGTCGTCTCGCGCCTGGTCAGCCAGAAGGGCTTCGATCTGCTGGGCGCGGTCATGCCGGGCCTGCTCCAGCGCCACGGCTTCCAGCTGACCGTGCTCGGCAGCGGCGAGCCCGGCCTCGAGGACATGTTCGCGCGGCTGCAGCGCGCGTTCCCGCGCCAGGTCTGCTTCTACCAGGGCTTCAACAACAAGCTCGCGCACCTGATCGAGGCCGGCGCCGACATGTTCCTGATGCCGTCGCGCTACGAGCCGTGCGGCCTCAACCAGCTCTACAGCCTGCGCTACGGCACCGTGCCGATCGTCCACAAGACCGGCGGCCTGGCCGACACCGTGCGGCCGTGGCACCCGCGCACCGGCACCGGCACCGGCTTCCTGTTCGAGCACCACGACGCCGCCGGCGTGCGCTGGGCGGTCCAGGCCGCGCTCGCGACCTACCGCGATCGACCGGCGTGGTCGCGCCTGGTCGACAACGGCATGGCCGAGGACTTCTCGTGGGATCGCCAGACCGCGCTCTACGAGACCCTGTACACCCGCCTCGTCGACGGGGGCCGCGGCCGCCGCGGGAGGAGCTGA
- a CDS encoding ATP-grasp domain-containing protein yields the protein MRNVVFAAPFPLETTMRFARAVARLAGVRLLGIVQEPPRGDDARLYADVVVVDDGLDTAQLLAAARTLARRHGPLHRVLGILEPLQVQLAEVRTALGVAGPTPATADLFRDKARMKDELRRHDLPCARHALIRTWADAEAFVAQVGLPLVLKPQAGMGCKSTWRISSADELRAALKALHAGPDHPALAEEFLRGREYSFETITIGGQVVFQSCSRYYPTPLEVMETPWIQWAVVLPRDIDGPEFADARALGVQTVAALGLDTGMTHMEWFRRDDGTLAIGEIAARPPGAHIVLANGYAHDADLYRAWARAVVDEAFDGPWPRRYAVGVAYLRGVGRGRVRAVHGVDRANQLVGHLAVESRLPKPGTPRADSYEGDGYIVVRDPDTEVVKRAVSTIIETIQIEYA from the coding sequence ATGCGCAACGTGGTGTTCGCCGCGCCGTTCCCGCTCGAGACCACCATGCGGTTCGCGCGGGCCGTCGCCCGCCTCGCCGGGGTCCGCCTGCTCGGCATCGTCCAGGAGCCGCCGCGCGGCGACGACGCGCGCCTGTACGCCGACGTCGTCGTCGTCGACGACGGCCTCGACACCGCCCAGCTCCTGGCCGCGGCCCGGACCCTCGCGCGCCGCCACGGCCCGCTGCACCGGGTGCTCGGGATCCTCGAGCCGCTCCAGGTCCAGCTGGCCGAGGTCCGGACCGCGCTCGGCGTCGCCGGGCCGACCCCGGCCACCGCCGATCTGTTCCGCGACAAGGCCCGGATGAAGGACGAGCTGCGCCGCCACGACCTGCCGTGCGCGCGCCACGCGCTGATCCGGACCTGGGCCGACGCCGAGGCGTTCGTCGCCCAGGTCGGCCTGCCGCTGGTGCTCAAGCCCCAGGCCGGCATGGGCTGCAAGTCGACCTGGCGGATCAGCTCGGCCGACGAGCTGCGGGCCGCGCTCAAGGCGCTCCACGCCGGCCCCGACCACCCGGCGCTGGCCGAGGAGTTCCTGCGCGGGCGCGAGTACAGCTTCGAGACCATCACGATCGGCGGCCAGGTCGTGTTCCAGTCGTGCTCGCGCTACTACCCGACGCCGCTCGAGGTCATGGAGACCCCGTGGATCCAGTGGGCGGTGGTGCTGCCGCGCGACATCGACGGCCCCGAGTTCGCCGACGCCCGCGCGCTCGGCGTGCAGACCGTGGCCGCGCTCGGCCTCGACACCGGCATGACCCACATGGAGTGGTTCCGCCGCGACGACGGGACCCTCGCGATCGGCGAGATCGCCGCGCGCCCGCCCGGCGCGCACATCGTGCTCGCCAACGGCTACGCCCACGACGCCGACCTGTACCGGGCCTGGGCCCGGGCCGTCGTCGACGAGGCCTTCGACGGGCCGTGGCCGCGGAGGTACGCCGTCGGCGTCGCCTACCTGCGCGGCGTCGGGCGCGGCCGCGTGCGCGCGGTCCACGGCGTCGACCGCGCCAACCAGCTGGTCGGCCACCTCGCGGTCGAGTCGCGCTTGCCCAAGCCCGGCACCCCGCGCGCCGACAGCTACGAGGGCGACGGCTACATCGTCGTGCGCGACCCCGACACCGAGGTCGTCAAGCGCGCGGTGTCGACGATCATCGAGACGATCCAGATCGAGTACGCCTGA
- a CDS encoding ATP-grasp domain-containing protein, which yields MKVVFLAPAYPPEMQQYTRGLAEVGASVYGVGDAPVASLPRSLKQHLTDYLQVPRLLDEADVTERVYQWVRGRGVDRVAANWEVMVLTAAKLRERLGVPGMSYDTVLGFRDKQLMKERVAAAGVRVPRSARVRTAAEARAAAEVMGYPLVMKPIAGAGSADTYQLDSARDLETVMARTQHVPEASLEEFIDGDEFTFDTVCVGGRPAFMNVAQYLPKPLIARSNEWVSPVIVTVRNLEQPAVAAGIALGHRVLGALGMGDGFTHMEWFKKPSGEVVFGEIGCRPGGAHLVDQMNYTCDIDLFREWARAVCWGRFEASTARRYNVAIIFKRALGQGRITRVTGLREFLRAHGDHVVESRLLPVGAQRRNWKHTLVSDGFIILRHPDWRTTVDLANQVATEITMYAE from the coding sequence ATGAAGGTCGTCTTCCTCGCGCCCGCCTATCCCCCCGAGATGCAGCAGTACACGCGCGGCCTGGCCGAGGTCGGCGCCAGCGTGTACGGCGTCGGCGACGCGCCGGTCGCGTCGCTGCCGCGCTCGCTCAAGCAACACCTGACCGACTACCTGCAGGTGCCGCGGCTCCTCGACGAGGCCGACGTCACCGAGCGGGTCTACCAGTGGGTGCGTGGCCGCGGCGTCGATCGCGTCGCGGCCAACTGGGAGGTCATGGTCCTGACCGCCGCCAAGCTGCGCGAGCGCCTGGGCGTGCCGGGCATGAGCTACGACACGGTCCTCGGCTTTCGCGACAAGCAGCTCATGAAGGAGCGGGTCGCCGCCGCCGGGGTCCGCGTGCCGCGCTCGGCCCGGGTCCGGACCGCGGCCGAGGCCCGGGCCGCGGCCGAGGTCATGGGCTACCCGCTGGTGATGAAGCCGATCGCCGGCGCCGGCAGCGCCGACACCTACCAGCTCGACAGCGCCCGCGACCTCGAGACCGTCATGGCGCGGACCCAGCACGTGCCCGAGGCCAGCCTCGAGGAGTTCATCGACGGCGACGAGTTCACGTTCGACACGGTCTGCGTCGGCGGGCGGCCGGCGTTCATGAACGTCGCGCAGTACCTGCCCAAGCCGCTGATCGCGCGCTCGAACGAGTGGGTCAGCCCGGTGATCGTCACGGTCCGCAACCTCGAGCAGCCGGCGGTGGCCGCCGGCATCGCGCTGGGCCACCGCGTGCTCGGCGCGCTCGGCATGGGCGACGGCTTCACCCACATGGAGTGGTTCAAGAAGCCCTCGGGCGAGGTCGTGTTCGGCGAGATCGGCTGTCGCCCGGGCGGCGCGCACCTGGTCGATCAGATGAACTACACCTGCGACATCGATCTGTTCCGCGAGTGGGCGCGGGCGGTGTGCTGGGGGCGGTTCGAGGCCTCGACCGCGCGGCGCTACAACGTCGCGATCATCTTCAAGCGCGCGCTCGGCCAGGGCCGGATCACCCGGGTCACCGGGCTGCGCGAGTTCCTGCGCGCCCACGGCGACCACGTCGTCGAGTCACGGCTGTTGCCGGTCGGCGCCCAGCGCCGGAACTGGAAGCACACGCTCGTGTCCGACGGCTTCATCATCCTGCGCCACCCCGACTGGCGCACGACGGTCGACCTGGCCAACCAGGTCGCGACCGAGATCACGATGTACGCGGAGTAG